Proteins from a single region of Pseudomonas sp. 10S4:
- a CDS encoding RNA polymerase factor sigma-70, translated as MTEQVSTGRCDSPLLQAFVDNRLILVKIAARITGCRSRAEDVVQDAFFRLQSAPQITSSFKAQLSYLFQIVRNLAIDHYRKQALELKYSGPEEEGLNVVIQGASPETSHINFSTLEHIADALTELPSRTRYAFEMYRLHGVPQKDIAKELGVSPTLVNFMIRDALVHCRKVSGSRADTFARR; from the coding sequence ATGACGGAACAAGTATCCACAGGCAGGTGCGATTCACCGCTACTTCAGGCCTTTGTCGACAACCGACTGATTCTGGTCAAAATTGCAGCCCGCATTACCGGCTGCCGGTCGCGGGCTGAAGACGTGGTGCAAGACGCGTTCTTCCGGCTGCAATCGGCGCCGCAGATCACCTCTTCATTCAAGGCCCAGCTGAGCTACCTGTTCCAGATCGTGCGTAACCTGGCGATCGACCACTACCGCAAACAGGCGCTGGAGCTGAAGTACTCGGGCCCAGAAGAAGAAGGTCTGAACGTGGTGATTCAGGGCGCTTCGCCGGAAACCTCGCACATCAACTTCTCGACCCTGGAACACATCGCCGACGCGCTGACCGAACTGCCGAGCCGCACGCGCTACGCCTTCGAGATGTACCGCCTGCACGGCGTGCCGCAAAAGGACATCGCCAAGGAACTCGGCGTCTCGCCGACCCTGGTGAATTTCATGATTCGGGATGCGTTGGTGCACTGCCGCAAAGTGTCGGGCAGTCGTGCGGATACGTTTGCCCGTCGGTAA
- a CDS encoding substrate-binding periplasmic protein produces MSSPIWTVSRLLLTALAVVWVMPSQAAQQVRVGAAHFPPYTVRPESGADTGLLPQLVEALNQLQTDYQFVLVPTSIPRRFGDFKQGRVDMAIFENPDWGWKDIPHTTVDMGLEDAEIFVAQREPDRRESYFADLAGKRLALFSGYHYEFANFNADPKFLAQNYNATLTYSHDSNLLMVLRGRADIALVTRSYLFDYLLRNEKVADQLLVSQRIDQVYHHYALLSPAAPISGPAFSKLLQGLRDNGQMLKIFEPYKISLVPVPKT; encoded by the coding sequence ATGTCTTCGCCAATTTGGACGGTCTCGCGGTTATTGCTGACGGCACTTGCGGTGGTCTGGGTAATGCCTTCCCAGGCTGCGCAACAGGTGCGGGTCGGTGCGGCGCATTTCCCGCCTTACACCGTGCGCCCGGAGTCCGGGGCCGACACCGGTCTGCTGCCGCAACTGGTCGAAGCCTTGAACCAGTTGCAAACCGATTACCAGTTTGTACTGGTGCCCACTTCCATTCCCCGGCGTTTCGGTGATTTCAAGCAAGGTCGCGTCGACATGGCGATCTTCGAGAACCCGGATTGGGGCTGGAAGGACATTCCTCACACTACCGTCGACATGGGTCTGGAAGACGCCGAGATTTTCGTTGCGCAACGCGAACCTGATCGTCGTGAAAGTTACTTTGCCGACCTCGCCGGCAAGCGCCTGGCCCTGTTCAGCGGTTATCACTACGAATTCGCCAACTTCAATGCCGACCCGAAATTCCTCGCGCAGAACTACAACGCCACGCTGACCTATTCCCACGACAGCAACCTGCTGATGGTGCTGCGCGGGCGCGCGGACATTGCCTTGGTGACGCGCTCTTACCTGTTCGATTACCTGCTGCGCAACGAGAAGGTCGCCGATCAGTTGCTGGTGTCCCAGCGCATCGATCAGGTCTATCACCATTACGCACTGCTCAGTCCGGCTGCACCGATCAGTGGCCCGGCGTTTAGCAAGTTGTTGCAAGGCTTGCGCGATAACGGCCAGATGCTGAAGATTTTCGAGCCGTACAAAATCTCTTTGGTGCCGGTACCCAAAACCTGA
- a CDS encoding TetR/AcrR family transcriptional regulator gives MDEQKALRVMRELVDNGQLTDPDSARGKLLQVAAHLFRNKGFERTTVRDLAGAVGIQSGSIFHHFKSKDEILRAVMEETIRYNTALMRAALADAANVRERVLALIRCELQSIMGGSGEAMAVLVYEWRSLSEEGQAQVLALRDIYEDIWLHVLGEAKDAGFIRGDVFITRRFLTGALSWTTTWFRAGGSMSLDQLADEALILVLEEKP, from the coding sequence CGATAACGGCCAATTGACCGACCCGGACAGCGCCCGTGGCAAACTGCTGCAAGTGGCGGCTCACCTGTTCCGCAACAAAGGCTTTGAACGCACCACCGTGCGCGACCTGGCCGGCGCGGTGGGCATTCAGTCGGGCAGTATTTTTCATCACTTCAAAAGCAAGGACGAGATCCTGCGCGCCGTGATGGAGGAAACCATTCGCTACAACACCGCGCTGATGCGCGCCGCCCTGGCCGACGCGGCCAACGTGCGTGAACGGGTGCTGGCGCTGATTCGTTGCGAGTTGCAGTCGATCATGGGCGGTAGCGGCGAAGCCATGGCGGTGCTGGTCTACGAATGGCGGTCGTTATCCGAAGAAGGGCAGGCCCAGGTACTGGCGCTGCGGGACATTTATGAAGACATCTGGTTGCATGTGCTGGGCGAGGCCAAGGACGCCGGTTTTATTCGCGGTGATGTGTTCATCACTCGACGGTTCCTGACGGGCGCCTTGTCCTGGACCACCACCTGGTTTCGCGCCGGTGGCAGCATGAGCCTTGATCAATTGGCTGATGAAGCGTTGATTCTGGTGCTTGAGGAGAAGCCATGA